In Streptomyces seoulensis, the following are encoded in one genomic region:
- a CDS encoding STM4014 family protein, producing MNRCFAVVGNPGGRRVTLFAEAVRAAGLPAPRVVAWLDVLRAGGAEFGAGEIVRVDSPGEDPEVDLLLRDMPDPTRVEGTARWYRRFTAALGTLRGGIRLDGTDDVAVMFDKRRCHAVLAAAGVPVPESPTSGAAGAPVRGWDDVRALMRGHRMPRLFVKPAHGSSASGVLAVDSAGGGRIRATTSVELGPDGRLFNSLKVRRYQRERDIAAMVDALAPDGLHLERWVPKASQGGRAADLRVVVVDGRATHAVVRTSAGPLTNLHLGGRRGDLAGTRQAAESAGLRWPEVLGICERAAACFPDTLCVGVDLLPAVGWRRAFVGEVNAFGDLLPRLTGLPGSGAEGLDTYAAQVAAALRRAPLTGRPGPHHPHRTGTTHASA from the coding sequence ATGAACCGGTGTTTCGCGGTGGTGGGCAACCCCGGGGGCCGCAGGGTGACCCTGTTCGCGGAGGCCGTCCGGGCCGCCGGGCTGCCCGCGCCCCGCGTGGTGGCCTGGCTGGACGTCCTGCGCGCGGGCGGGGCCGAGTTCGGCGCCGGGGAGATCGTCCGGGTGGACTCGCCCGGCGAGGACCCCGAGGTCGACCTGCTCCTGCGGGACATGCCCGACCCGACCCGCGTGGAGGGCACCGCCCGCTGGTACCGGCGCTTCACGGCCGCCCTGGGCACGCTGCGCGGCGGCATCCGGCTGGACGGCACCGACGACGTGGCCGTCATGTTCGACAAGCGGCGCTGTCACGCGGTCCTCGCGGCGGCGGGCGTACCGGTGCCGGAGTCACCCACCTCCGGCGCGGCCGGCGCCCCGGTGCGCGGCTGGGACGACGTGCGGGCGCTGATGCGGGGGCACCGGATGCCCCGGCTGTTCGTCAAGCCCGCGCACGGCTCGTCCGCCTCCGGGGTGCTCGCCGTCGACTCGGCCGGGGGAGGCCGGATCAGGGCGACCACCTCCGTCGAACTCGGCCCCGACGGGCGGCTGTTCAACTCCCTCAAGGTGCGCCGGTACCAGCGGGAGCGGGACATCGCCGCCATGGTGGACGCCCTCGCCCCGGACGGCCTGCACCTGGAGCGCTGGGTGCCCAAGGCGTCCCAGGGCGGCCGTGCCGCCGACCTCAGGGTGGTCGTGGTGGACGGCCGCGCCACCCACGCGGTGGTCCGCACCAGCGCCGGACCACTCACCAACCTCCACCTCGGCGGGCGCCGGGGCGACCTGGCCGGGACCCGGCAGGCGGCCGAGAGCGCGGGCCTGCGCTGGCCGGAGGTGCTCGGAATCTGCGAGCGGGCCGCGGCCTGCTTCCCGGACACCCTCTGCGTCGGCGTCGACCTGCTGCCCGCCGTCGGCTGGCGCCGCGCCTTCGTCGGCGAGGTCAACGCCTTCGGCGATCTGCTGCCCCGGCTCACCGGCCTGCCCGGCAGCGGCGCCGAGGGCCTCGACACCTACGCGGCGCAGGTCGCCGCCGCTCTGCGCCGGGCCCCGCTCACCGGGCGGCCCGGCCCGCACCACCCGCACAGAACAGGAACCACCCATGCCAGCGCCTGA
- a CDS encoding STM4015 family protein, with amino-acid sequence MTIGHHLEELYGLPAFAFPGPGAKAELPEPDAVAWRVAGDVYDADEEWVDAFARFLDTVDTTRVRALLVGAWTDAYETDSSAAISALLAARDRLPALRALFLGDLVMEEAELSWIQQTDVTPLLTGFPELAEFGVRGGTGLEFPALEHTALRKLVVETGGLPMEVVRGVGGSTLPALEHLELWLGDSMYGADTTVSDLEPILSGTRLPALRHLGLRNSEIQDEIAVAVAAAPVVDRLETLDLSMGTLGDEGAAALLAGRPLTHLNFLDLHHHYITEPLQQRLRETLEPAGVRLDLDEDDADSYENEDGTVQRFVAIGE; translated from the coding sequence ATGACCATCGGTCACCACCTGGAGGAGCTGTACGGCCTCCCCGCGTTCGCCTTTCCCGGACCCGGCGCGAAGGCCGAACTGCCCGAGCCGGACGCCGTCGCCTGGCGGGTCGCCGGGGATGTGTACGACGCGGACGAGGAGTGGGTGGACGCCTTCGCCCGCTTCCTCGACACCGTGGACACCACCCGGGTGCGGGCGCTGCTCGTCGGCGCCTGGACGGACGCGTACGAGACGGACTCCTCCGCCGCCATATCGGCGCTGCTCGCCGCCCGTGACCGGCTGCCCGCCCTGCGCGCCTTGTTCCTCGGCGACCTCGTGATGGAGGAGGCCGAACTCTCCTGGATCCAGCAGACCGACGTCACCCCCCTGCTCACCGGCTTCCCGGAGCTGGCCGAGTTCGGCGTGCGCGGCGGCACCGGGCTGGAGTTCCCCGCGCTGGAGCACACCGCGCTGCGCAAGCTGGTCGTGGAGACTGGCGGACTGCCCATGGAGGTCGTGCGGGGCGTCGGCGGCAGCACCCTCCCCGCGCTGGAGCACCTCGAACTCTGGCTCGGCGACTCGATGTACGGCGCCGACACCACGGTGTCCGACCTGGAGCCGATCCTCTCCGGCACCCGGCTGCCCGCCCTGCGCCATCTGGGGCTGCGCAACAGCGAGATACAGGACGAGATCGCCGTCGCCGTCGCCGCCGCACCCGTGGTGGACCGGCTGGAGACGCTGGACCTCTCCATGGGCACCCTGGGCGACGAGGGCGCCGCCGCGCTGCTCGCCGGCCGGCCGCTGACCCACCTCAACTTCCTCGACCTGCACCACCACTACATCACCGAGCCCCTCCAGCAGCGCCTGCGCGAGACGCTGGAACCGGCGGGCGTCCGGCTCGACCTGGACGAGGACGACGCGGACTCGTACGAGAACGAGGACGGCACCGTGCAGCGCTTCGTGGCCATCGGCGAGTGA
- a CDS encoding DUF1330 domain-containing protein: MPAYAVAHLREAAPHSEIAEYIERVTATFEPYGGRFLVHGAQHEVKEGEWAGHVVIIEFPGITEARAWWDSPAYREIAPLRSRHIAGDIILVDGVPEGYDPGVTAKSLREAPAGE; this comes from the coding sequence ATGCCCGCCTATGCCGTAGCCCATCTCCGCGAGGCCGCGCCGCACTCCGAGATCGCGGAGTACATCGAGCGCGTCACCGCCACCTTCGAGCCGTACGGCGGCCGCTTCCTCGTGCACGGTGCCCAGCACGAGGTGAAAGAAGGGGAGTGGGCCGGGCATGTCGTGATCATCGAGTTCCCCGGGATCACCGAGGCGCGGGCCTGGTGGGACTCGCCCGCCTACCGGGAGATCGCCCCGCTGCGCTCCCGGCACATCGCCGGCGACATCATCCTGGTGGACGGCGTCCCCGAGGGGTACGACCCGGGCGTCACCGCGAAGTCGCTGCGTGAGGCGCCGGCCGGCGAGTAG
- a CDS encoding cold-shock protein yields the protein MAQGTVKWFNSEKGFGFIEQDGGGPDVFAHYSNIATQGFRELQEGQRVSFDVTQGQKGPQAENIVPA from the coding sequence ATGGCACAGGGAACCGTCAAGTGGTTCAACTCTGAAAAGGGTTTCGGCTTCATCGAGCAGGACGGTGGCGGTCCGGACGTCTTCGCCCACTACTCGAACATCGCCACCCAGGGCTTCCGTGAGCTCCAGGAGGGCCAGCGGGTCAGCTTCGACGTCACGCAGGGCCAGAAGGGCCCGCAGGCCGAGAACATCGTTCCCGCCTAA
- a CDS encoding DEAD/DEAH box helicase: MPRRYQKPNRGSSPSRPSSAPQAPQEFRLPESTTPALPAVAEFADLDMPAALLKTLTAQGVTTPFPIQAATLPNSLAGRDLLGRGRTGSGKTLAFGLALLARTAGQRAEPKAPLSLILVPTRELAQQVTDALTPYATAVNLRMATVVGGLSITKQAATLRRGVEVLVASPGRLNDLVERGDCVLHDVGITVLDEADQMTDMGFLPQITRLIQQVRPDGQRMLFSATLDKNIDKLVQRFLTDPVVHSVDPSAGAVTTMEHHLLHLQDETDKKAVTTRIAARDGRVILFLDTKRSADRLAKRLLSVGVRAAALHGGRSQPQRNRALEQFKTGEITALVATNVAARGIHIDDLDLVVNVDPPTDHKDYLHRGGRTARAGGSGSVVTLVLPEQKREVNQLMSAAGIRPKTARVTSSAPELATITGAREPSGVAVVIAAPEPTPPKARPARRSGAGAEGAGRANRRRRPAGAGETAGGQNRKPEGRSKPGAASGATGTSGGRGTGRRASAEGAKGQGASGRRGAGGAAPGKAAARGTARRAPGERSAGSGGSDRRGGRRPAAS; the protein is encoded by the coding sequence ATGCCCCGCAGGTATCAGAAGCCGAACCGCGGCTCGTCGCCGTCCCGGCCCTCGTCTGCTCCCCAGGCTCCCCAGGAATTCCGCCTGCCGGAGAGCACGACGCCCGCACTGCCCGCCGTCGCTGAGTTCGCCGACCTCGACATGCCCGCGGCACTGCTGAAGACGCTCACCGCGCAAGGGGTGACCACCCCCTTCCCGATCCAGGCCGCCACGCTGCCGAACTCGCTGGCCGGCCGGGACCTCCTGGGCCGTGGCCGCACCGGCTCCGGCAAGACCCTCGCCTTCGGCCTCGCCCTCCTCGCCCGCACGGCGGGGCAGCGCGCCGAGCCCAAGGCCCCCCTGTCGCTCATCCTGGTGCCCACCCGTGAGCTGGCCCAGCAGGTGACCGACGCGCTGACCCCCTACGCGACGGCGGTCAACCTCCGGATGGCCACGGTGGTCGGCGGTCTGTCGATCACCAAGCAGGCCGCCACGCTCCGGCGCGGCGTCGAGGTGCTGGTGGCCAGCCCCGGCCGCCTCAACGACCTGGTGGAGCGCGGCGACTGCGTGCTGCACGACGTCGGCATCACGGTGCTGGACGAGGCCGACCAGATGACCGACATGGGCTTCCTGCCGCAGATCACCCGGCTGATCCAGCAGGTGCGCCCCGACGGCCAGCGGATGCTGTTCTCGGCCACGCTGGACAAGAACATCGACAAGCTGGTGCAGCGGTTCCTCACCGACCCCGTGGTGCACTCGGTGGACCCCTCCGCCGGTGCGGTCACCACGATGGAGCACCACCTGCTCCACCTCCAGGACGAGACCGACAAGAAGGCCGTCACCACGCGCATCGCGGCCCGTGACGGCCGGGTCATCCTGTTCCTGGACACCAAGCGCTCCGCCGACCGGCTCGCCAAGCGGCTGCTCTCGGTCGGCGTCCGCGCCGCCGCCCTGCACGGCGGCCGCTCCCAGCCGCAGCGCAACCGCGCCCTGGAGCAGTTCAAGACCGGCGAGATCACCGCGCTGGTGGCGACGAACGTCGCGGCGCGCGGTATACACATCGACGACCTCGACCTCGTCGTGAACGTCGACCCGCCCACCGACCACAAGGACTACCTGCACCGCGGCGGCCGCACCGCCCGCGCGGGTGGTTCCGGCAGCGTGGTCACGCTGGTGCTGCCCGAGCAGAAGCGGGAGGTCAACCAGCTCATGTCGGCCGCCGGCATCCGCCCGAAGACCGCCCGCGTCACCTCCAGCGCCCCGGAGCTGGCGACCATCACCGGCGCCCGTGAGCCCTCCGGCGTGGCCGTGGTCATCGCCGCCCCGGAGCCGACGCCGCCGAAGGCACGTCCGGCCCGCAGGTCCGGTGCCGGTGCCGAGGGCGCCGGCCGAGCCAACCGCCGGCGCCGTCCGGCCGGTGCCGGCGAGACCGCGGGCGGTCAGAACCGCAAGCCCGAGGGCCGGTCCAAGCCGGGCGCGGCGAGCGGCGCCACCGGCACGTCCGGTGGGCGCGGCACGGGCCGTCGTGCTAGCGCCGAGGGCGCCAAGGGCCAGGGCGCGTCCGGCCGTCGTGGCGCCGGGGGCGCGGCTCCCGGCAAGGCGGCCGCGCGCGGTACCGCCCGCAGGGCGCCGGGTGAGCGCTCGGCGGGTTCCGGCGGCTCGGACCGCCGTGGCGGGCGCCGCCCGGCCGCGAGCTGA
- a CDS encoding response regulator codes for MTTPDATPIDVLLVEDDPGDELMTREAFEDNKIGNTLHVVRDGEEALDFLYRRGDHAGAPRPDLILLDLNLPKYDGRQVLERIKSDQDLADIPVVVLTTSAAEEDILRSYKLHANAYVTKPVDLDQFIAAVRQIDDFFVQVVRLPRRK; via the coding sequence ATGACGACTCCCGACGCCACCCCGATCGACGTCCTCCTGGTGGAGGACGACCCCGGTGACGAGCTGATGACCCGGGAGGCGTTCGAGGACAACAAGATCGGCAACACACTGCACGTGGTCCGCGACGGCGAGGAGGCGCTCGACTTCCTCTACCGGCGCGGCGACCACGCCGGCGCGCCCCGGCCCGACCTGATCCTGCTGGACCTGAACCTGCCCAAGTACGACGGGCGTCAGGTCCTGGAGCGCATCAAGTCCGACCAGGACCTGGCGGACATCCCGGTGGTCGTCCTCACCACCTCGGCGGCCGAGGAGGACATCCTCCGCAGCTACAAGCTGCACGCCAACGCGTACGTCACCAAGCCGGTCGACCTCGACCAGTTCATCGCCGCCGTCCGTCAGATCGACGACTTCTTCGTCCAGGTGGTCCGCCTGCCACGGCGGAAGTGA
- a CDS encoding sensor histidine kinase, whose product MTLLVLVGTVVGANLLNRTADATDSLLKGVQPAQTEAYRLQSAMVNQETGIRGYAITADKRFLKPYTEGKKNESESAARLRRLVADQPEMRDDLTTVERQAAQWRLTYAEPLVASVTPGKPKAVDLRTVENGKQDFDKLRVSWARQNAHMTRMVDDGRAHIAQERTLRNSVLVGMVAAFLLTGVALAVFVRLLVTQPLARLRTASRRVAGGDFEHVITGGGPADLTAVADDVEGMRRRIVAELDASHAQQRVLTTQAADLDAQAVELRRSNVELEQFAYVASHDLQEPLRKVASFCQLLEKRYYDKLDDRGRQYIDFAVDGAKRMQVLINDLLTFSRVGRLTDDRVPVGLDKSLEKAMMNLATAVEESGARVERPKEMPEVVGDPTLFAMLWQNLIGNALKFRHPDRAPQVTVVCEPDPDEPGSVQVSVSDNGIGIPGEFADKVFVIFQRLHSRDAYGGTGIGLALCKKIVEHHGGRIWLDTEYTGGTRFRFTLPVATAPDEPGITQEKALT is encoded by the coding sequence ATGACCCTCCTGGTGCTCGTCGGCACCGTGGTGGGCGCCAACCTGCTCAACCGCACGGCCGACGCGACCGACTCCCTGCTGAAGGGCGTACAGCCCGCCCAGACCGAGGCGTACCGGCTCCAGTCCGCCATGGTCAACCAGGAGACCGGTATCCGGGGCTACGCCATCACCGCCGACAAACGCTTCCTCAAGCCCTACACCGAGGGCAAGAAGAACGAGTCGGAGTCCGCGGCGCGGCTGCGCCGTCTGGTCGCGGACCAGCCCGAGATGCGCGACGACCTGACCACGGTGGAGCGGCAGGCGGCCCAGTGGCGCCTCACCTACGCCGAACCGCTCGTCGCCTCCGTCACCCCCGGCAAGCCCAAGGCCGTCGACCTGCGGACCGTGGAGAACGGCAAGCAGGACTTCGACAAGCTGCGCGTCAGCTGGGCCAGGCAGAACGCCCACATGACCCGCATGGTGGACGACGGCCGCGCCCACATCGCCCAGGAGCGCACGCTGCGCAACTCGGTACTCGTCGGCATGGTCGCCGCGTTCCTGCTGACCGGCGTCGCGCTCGCCGTCTTCGTACGCCTGCTGGTCACCCAGCCCCTGGCGCGGCTGCGCACCGCCTCCCGGCGGGTCGCGGGCGGCGACTTCGAGCACGTCATCACCGGCGGCGGCCCGGCCGACCTCACCGCCGTCGCCGACGACGTGGAGGGCATGCGCCGGCGGATCGTGGCCGAGCTGGACGCCTCCCACGCCCAGCAGCGCGTCCTCACCACCCAGGCCGCCGACCTGGACGCCCAGGCGGTCGAGCTGCGCCGCTCCAACGTGGAGTTGGAACAGTTCGCCTACGTCGCCTCCCACGACCTCCAGGAGCCGCTGCGCAAGGTGGCCTCCTTCTGTCAGCTCCTGGAGAAGCGGTACTACGACAAGCTGGACGACCGTGGCCGGCAGTACATCGACTTCGCGGTGGACGGCGCCAAGCGCATGCAGGTGCTCATCAACGACCTGCTGACCTTCTCCCGCGTCGGCCGGCTCACCGACGACCGGGTGCCCGTCGGCCTCGACAAGTCGCTGGAGAAGGCGATGATGAACCTCGCCACCGCCGTGGAGGAGTCCGGCGCCCGCGTCGAGCGGCCGAAGGAGATGCCCGAGGTGGTGGGCGACCCGACCCTGTTCGCGATGCTCTGGCAGAACCTCATCGGCAACGCCCTGAAGTTCCGCCACCCCGACCGCGCCCCGCAGGTCACCGTCGTCTGCGAGCCCGACCCGGACGAGCCGGGCAGCGTCCAGGTGAGCGTCTCGGACAACGGCATCGGCATCCCCGGCGAGTTCGCCGACAAGGTCTTCGTCATCTTCCAGCGACTGCACAGCCGGGACGCCTACGGTGGCACCGGCATCGGACTGGCGCTCTGCAAGAAGATCGTGGAACATCACGGCGGCAGGATCTGGCTGGACACCGAGTACACCGGCGGCACCCGTTTCCGCTTCACCCTTCCCGTGGCCACCGCCCCGGACGAGCCCGGCATCACCCAGGAAAAGGCCCTCACATGA
- a CDS encoding PP2C family protein-serine/threonine phosphatase, translating to MVTSRADADELMPVTVGGIDTEWDGRQPSVLLVEDDPGDALLVEELVADSALKMRLRWVRSMSEAAGVLATERPDCVLLDLHLPDASGLEAVSLVKAHADQVAIVVLTGLAEEQTGLSAVTAGAQDYLVKGRVEPELFGRAVRYAIQRKQAEQAAVALQASLMQAQENARLERGLLPRPLLRADGVQVVARYRPGRAQALLGGDFYDIVQSADGTVHALVGDVSGHGPDEAALGVALRIAWRTLVLSGITGVEQVARLEEILVAERARDEVFATLVSLSAVPGEHRATVVRAGHHGLLLRGAREVDWVEVPGGPALGLIPGGARWPTAELLVPPGSSVVLFTDGLFEGHVSRGPQRLGEEGLLELAREAAGLAPDEFVDRLIGEAEGLAEEQGGLADDVAVVHVSWN from the coding sequence ATGGTGACGTCGCGGGCTGATGCCGATGAGCTGATGCCGGTGACCGTGGGCGGGATCGACACGGAGTGGGACGGGCGACAGCCGTCGGTCCTCTTGGTCGAGGACGATCCGGGTGACGCGCTGCTGGTCGAGGAACTGGTCGCCGACAGCGCCCTGAAGATGCGGCTGCGCTGGGTGCGGTCGATGTCCGAGGCCGCCGGGGTGCTCGCCACCGAGCGCCCGGACTGCGTACTCCTCGACCTGCACCTGCCGGACGCGAGCGGTCTCGAAGCGGTCTCCCTGGTCAAGGCGCACGCCGACCAGGTGGCCATCGTCGTCCTCACCGGGCTCGCCGAGGAGCAGACCGGCCTGTCCGCGGTCACCGCGGGCGCCCAGGACTACCTGGTCAAGGGCCGCGTCGAACCCGAACTCTTCGGCCGCGCGGTCCGCTACGCGATCCAGCGCAAGCAGGCCGAGCAGGCGGCCGTGGCGCTCCAGGCCAGCCTCATGCAGGCTCAGGAGAACGCCCGCCTGGAACGCGGTCTGCTGCCCCGCCCGCTGCTGCGCGCCGACGGCGTCCAGGTCGTCGCCCGCTACCGCCCCGGCCGCGCCCAGGCGCTGCTCGGCGGCGACTTCTACGACATCGTGCAGAGCGCCGACGGCACCGTGCACGCCCTGGTCGGGGACGTCTCCGGGCACGGCCCGGACGAGGCCGCCCTCGGTGTCGCCCTGCGGATAGCCTGGCGCACACTGGTCCTCAGCGGTATCACCGGCGTCGAACAGGTGGCCCGCCTGGAGGAGATCCTGGTCGCCGAGCGCGCCCGGGACGAGGTCTTCGCCACTCTGGTCAGCCTGTCCGCCGTACCCGGCGAGCACCGGGCCACCGTGGTGCGGGCCGGCCACCACGGGCTGCTCCTGCGCGGCGCGCGGGAAGTGGACTGGGTCGAGGTGCCGGGCGGGCCCGCGCTGGGCCTCATCCCCGGCGGCGCCCGCTGGCCCACCGCGGAACTCCTGGTGCCGCCGGGCTCCTCCGTGGTCCTCTTCACCGACGGGCTCTTCGAGGGGCACGTCAGCCGTGGCCCGCAGCGCCTCGGTGAGGAGGGGTTGCTGGAACTCGCCCGGGAGGCGGCCGGACTGGCGCCCGACGAGTTCGTGGACCGGCTCATCGGCGAGGCCGAGGGGCTGGCCGAGGAACAGGGCGGGCTCGCGGACGACGTCGCCGTCGTCCATGTGAGCTGGAACTGA
- a CDS encoding response regulator transcription factor, translating to MTRVLVVEDDPQLVRALVINLQARRYAVDAAPDGATALRLAADRGPDVVVLDLGLPDMDGADVIRSLRGGRSRVPILVLSARQASEEKVAALDAGADDYVTKPFSMDELLARLRAAVRRSEAGRAAPETTLVRTAGFTLDLAAKKAVRDGLDVRLTPTEWHLPEILVTSPGRLVSREHLLREVWGLSLSDRTNYLRVYMAQLRRKLEADPSHPRYLITEPGMGYRFEG from the coding sequence ATGACACGGGTGCTCGTGGTGGAGGACGATCCGCAGCTCGTACGGGCCCTCGTGATCAACCTCCAGGCCCGCCGGTACGCCGTCGACGCGGCCCCCGACGGCGCCACCGCGCTCCGGCTCGCCGCCGATCGGGGGCCGGACGTGGTCGTCCTCGACCTCGGACTGCCCGACATGGACGGAGCCGACGTCATACGGTCCCTGCGCGGCGGCCGGAGCCGGGTGCCGATCCTCGTCCTCTCCGCCCGCCAGGCGTCCGAGGAGAAGGTCGCCGCGCTGGACGCCGGGGCCGACGACTACGTCACCAAGCCGTTCAGCATGGACGAGCTGCTGGCCCGGCTCCGCGCCGCCGTCCGCCGCTCCGAGGCCGGCCGGGCCGCCCCGGAGACCACCCTGGTGCGGACGGCCGGCTTCACCCTGGACCTCGCCGCCAAGAAGGCCGTACGCGACGGCCTCGACGTCCGCCTCACGCCGACCGAGTGGCATCTGCCGGAGATTCTTGTCACCAGCCCCGGCCGCCTGGTGAGCCGGGAACACCTGCTGCGCGAGGTCTGGGGACTTTCCCTGAGCGACCGGACCAACTATCTTCGCGTCTACATGGCCCAGCTCCGCCGGAAGCTGGAGGCGGACCCCTCCCACCCCCGCTACCTCATCACCGAGCCGGGTATGGGCTATCGCTTCGAGGGGTGA
- a CDS encoding potassium-transporting ATPase subunit C — MNTSLTGKLRSLGAGLRALLVLTLVTGVLYPLAVTGVSQLLMPGRANGSEVRADGRVAGSSLIGQSYTLPLKKGQETAEPDLRWFQGRPAAGLGTNTENTRYALLLSGATNLAADNKILVQRVEDAKATVVRDNSVPGRPVRPADVPADAVTSSGSGLDPDISPAYARLQTNRVAARNHLPLPEVARLVRAHTEGRALGFLGEPRVNVLELNIALKALVARH; from the coding sequence ATGAACACCTCCCTCACCGGCAAGCTCCGGTCCCTCGGCGCGGGCCTGCGCGCCCTGCTCGTGCTCACCCTCGTCACCGGCGTCCTCTACCCCCTCGCCGTGACCGGCGTGTCCCAGCTCCTGATGCCCGGCCGGGCGAACGGCTCCGAGGTCCGGGCGGACGGCCGGGTCGCCGGCTCCTCCCTCATCGGGCAGTCGTACACGCTGCCCCTGAAGAAGGGGCAGGAGACGGCGGAGCCGGATCTCAGGTGGTTCCAGGGGCGTCCCGCGGCCGGGCTCGGCACCAACACCGAGAACACCCGGTACGCGCTGCTGCTCTCCGGGGCCACCAACCTCGCCGCCGACAACAAGATCCTGGTCCAGCGGGTGGAGGACGCCAAGGCCACCGTCGTCCGGGACAACTCCGTACCCGGCCGCCCGGTGCGCCCGGCGGACGTCCCCGCCGACGCGGTCACCTCCTCCGGCTCCGGCCTCGACCCGGACATCTCCCCGGCGTACGCCCGGCTCCAGACGAACCGTGTCGCCGCTCGCAACCACCTGCCCCTTCCCGAGGTCGCCCGGCTCGTCCGCGCGCACACCGAGGGCCGCGCCCTGGGCTTCCTGGGCGAGCCCCGCGTCAACGTGCTGGAGCTGAACATCGCCCTCAAGGCCCTGGTGGCCCGGCACTGA
- the kdpA gene encoding potassium-transporting ATPase subunit KdpA has protein sequence MGSVLAGVLQLLALIGGLALVHAPAGGYMATVYSSRRHLRVERWIYRAIGADPDTEMRWPAYLRGVLAFSLAGVLFLYLLQRLQGLLPGSLGFSSVNPAQSFNTAVSFVTNTNWQSYYGEQTMGHVVQTAGLAVQNFVSAAVGMAVAVALVRGFARSRSGELGNFWADLVRGTLRVLVPAAVIGALVLVACGAIQNFSGIHEVGQFMGGSQQWNGGAVASQEAIKELGTNGGGYFNANSAHPFENPTPFTNLFEIFLILVIPFSLTRTFGLMVGSVRQGYAILATMATIWLGFTALMTAAEFSHHGPALQAAGGAMEGKEVRFGVGGSALFAVSTTLTSTGAVDSFHSSFTGLGGGIAMLGMMLGEIAPGGTGSGLYGMLIMAVIAVFLAGLMVGRTPEYLGKKIGAREMKLAACYILVTPALVLVFTAASLALPTPPHSMLNPGAHGFSEVLYAFTSAANNNGSAFAGLNANTDWFNTTTGLAMLLGRFLPMVFVLALAGSLAAQRPVPESAGTLRTEKPLFAGLLVGAILIITGLTYFPALALGPLAEGLA, from the coding sequence ATGGGTTCCGTACTCGCGGGCGTGCTCCAGCTCCTCGCGCTCATAGGCGGGCTGGCCCTCGTCCACGCACCCGCCGGCGGCTACATGGCCACGGTGTACTCCTCGCGCCGTCATCTGCGCGTCGAGCGCTGGATCTACCGGGCCATCGGCGCCGACCCCGACACCGAGATGCGCTGGCCGGCGTATCTGCGCGGGGTGCTCGCCTTCTCCCTCGCCGGGGTCCTCTTCCTCTACCTGCTCCAGCGGCTCCAGGGGCTGCTGCCCGGCTCGCTCGGGTTCTCCTCGGTGAACCCGGCGCAGTCCTTCAACACCGCCGTCTCCTTCGTCACCAACACCAACTGGCAGTCGTACTACGGCGAGCAGACCATGGGCCATGTCGTGCAGACGGCGGGGCTCGCGGTGCAGAACTTCGTGTCCGCCGCCGTGGGCATGGCCGTCGCGGTCGCCCTGGTGCGCGGGTTCGCCCGGTCCCGCTCCGGCGAACTGGGCAACTTCTGGGCCGATCTGGTGCGCGGCACGCTGCGCGTCCTGGTCCCGGCCGCCGTCATCGGCGCGCTGGTCCTCGTCGCGTGCGGCGCCATCCAGAACTTCTCCGGCATCCATGAGGTCGGCCAGTTCATGGGCGGCTCCCAGCAGTGGAACGGCGGCGCGGTCGCCTCCCAGGAGGCCATCAAGGAGCTGGGCACCAACGGCGGCGGCTACTTCAACGCCAACAGCGCCCACCCCTTCGAGAACCCGACGCCCTTCACCAACCTGTTCGAGATCTTCCTGATCCTGGTCATCCCGTTCTCGCTGACCCGCACCTTCGGCCTGATGGTCGGCAGCGTCCGGCAGGGCTACGCCATCCTCGCCACCATGGCCACCATCTGGCTCGGCTTCACCGCCCTGATGACGGCGGCGGAGTTCAGCCACCACGGCCCGGCGCTCCAGGCCGCGGGCGGCGCCATGGAGGGCAAGGAGGTCCGCTTCGGCGTCGGCGGCTCCGCGCTCTTCGCGGTGTCCACCACGCTCACCTCCACCGGCGCCGTGGACTCCTTCCACTCCTCCTTCACCGGGCTCGGCGGCGGTATCGCCATGCTCGGGATGATGCTGGGCGAGATCGCGCCCGGCGGCACCGGCTCCGGGCTCTACGGCATGCTGATCATGGCCGTGATCGCGGTGTTCCTCGCCGGTCTGATGGTCGGCCGCACCCCCGAGTACCTGGGCAAGAAGATCGGCGCGCGCGAGATGAAGCTCGCCGCCTGCTACATCCTGGTCACCCCCGCGCTGGTCCTCGTCTTCACCGCGGCCTCGCTGGCCCTGCCGACCCCGCCGCACTCGATGCTCAACCCGGGCGCGCACGGGTTCTCCGAGGTGCTGTACGCCTTCACCTCGGCCGCCAACAACAACGGCTCGGCCTTCGCCGGGCTGAACGCCAACACCGACTGGTTCAACACCACGACCGGGCTCGCCATGCTGCTGGGCCGCTTCCTGCCGATGGTGTTCGTCCTGGCGCTGGCCGGCTCGCTCGCCGCGCAGCGGCCGGTCCCGGAGAGCGCGGGCACCCTGCGCACCGAGAAGCCCCTGTTCGCGGGGCTGTTGGTCGGGGCGATCCTCATCATCACCGGCCTGACCTACTTCCCGGCGCTGGCGCTGGGACCGCTCGCGGAGGGGCTGGCATGA